The genome window TATTAAGGAAAATGTACTACCCATAAATTTACTAGCAATATAAAACCCCGGATAACTTGTGACGTTAAGTAAATTAGCTATGCCAACATTGGAATAACCAGCGGCTGCGATTTCAAAATACGCAGCAAATATCACCGCAATTGCGGCAACCCAGTATGAGATAAGGTAGCCTCTTCCTACAGTCCTTCCTTTTCCAATTGCTTCATATCCCAGAAAGAACGATGCTCCTCCCCCAGCTAATGTAAATCCAACTCCTAAAGCACCTTGGAAGAAATCCGGAACTTGTACTTTAAGCGTTAATGGTTCTATTGATAATCCGGTAACGCTTAAGACCTTTACGCCTAAGACTAAAATTAAAATCACTTCTATGGTAGACGTTACTAAAGCGTAAAATAGGGGTGGTCTAACTCCAACAAGCAAAAATAGAGTGAGAATAATCGGTATTAAAACTTCAATAACGGATATTATCATTGGAGTTAAGCTGAACTCTGAAGGTAGAACCACACTTGCTAGATACGTTGTTGCAGATGGCAAGTAGATCATATAACTTATCCAGTAAAGCCAACCGGCAATTCTCCCAATTAACTCTCCACCTCCTGCTCTAGCGAACTCGTACGTACCCCCAGTAGAGGCTATTACTTTGGAATACCTATACCCTATTAAAACCCAAAGAAAGTATATCAAAGCTCCTAATATACCGGCAATGACTGTGGATGAAAGAGAGTAGGTTAAAGCATAAGTCAGATAGGCTGAGGCTGAGCCCAGAGGTGCAATTGATGCCAATGATTGAGCGTAAACTAAGATTGGTGGGATCGTATTTTCCTTTGGTTCAAGCTTTTTGGATAGTCTATCCATACGGATCGCTTACAACAATCTTTTATTAAAAGTTATCTATACATCTCTTTGTGTGAAAATTTTAACTTATAACTATAGTTTAACATATTGAGCTTATATATTTTAAAAGGCTATCTATATATTGGTGATAAAATGGTTTTCATAGATAACTTGGGTTTGATGTTATTTATATTACCACTAACATCAGTGTTAATTGCATATACTACAATTCAAGCGTTCATAGGATTTAGAAAGAGCGGTTATGAAGCAATAAAGAAAAGTCTTGACGATTCAATACTTCCAGCTGCAATCTTAGGTACCATAATCGTAATACTCAGCCTATGGGGAGAGTTCACATGGACACTACCCGGAAGTTATAACATACTATTTTACGATGTATATTTATTGCTAGGTATTACAATCCTTTCATATTCATTTGCAGTCTACATGGGAAAGAGATTGCAAAGTACTGGAATTTTCGCGTTATTCGTAGGCTTGATAACAATATATTACGGTGTTTCAGGTTATAATTTGGGACTAACTAGGGAACCGTTGGCACTATTAGCCTTATATACCACTTACGGAATAGCCGGTATCTTAGGATATCCTGTAACTTTAGCGTTAGATAAACTTAGGGATCAACAAGGAGTTAAGGATCCAAAATTAGAAGGTTGGATGTACGCATTCTTCATATTATTCTGGATATTTGTTGTAATTGCGGGAATCGTGGCAGCGTTCATTGGAGTTGAGACTATCCCAGCTCATCTTGCGCACCCTCCATAAAAGTGTATTTTTTATTTTATCTTTTTGTCTTTTTGTTTGAAAAATAATTATCTTTTAGATAGAAAAGGCTTAGTTCAACATATGGAAAGATTTATTAGAAATAAATAAAGAAGAATTATATGAGTGAACTGAATTACTTATTTAAACCTAGAAGTATAGCAGTTATTGGTGCATCAAGGTATAAGGAGAAAGTTGGAAACGTTATATTCAGAAATTTGCTCTCTACATTTCATAATAAACTCTACCCAGTTAACGCTAAGGCCGAAGACGTTGAAGGGATAAAGGCTTACAAAAGCGTAAAGGAAATCCCAGACGATATTGACCTAGGCATAATTACAGTTCCGAGGGAAGCTGTTCCCCAAGTGATGGAAGAATTAGTAGAAAAAGGAGTAAAAGCTTCTATAATTATAACTGCAGGATTTAGAGAGGTTGGAGAGGAAAGATTAGAAAATGAAGTAATAAACATTGCACGAAAAGGAGGGATTAGGGTTCTAGGACCAAATACATTTGGCATTATAACTCCAGAATTTAACGCAACCTTTACTTACACTGACGTGAAGAGGGGAAACATTGGCTTGGTAGTTCAAAGTGGTGGGTTAGGAGTTTACATGTTGAACTGGGCGCAGAAGTATAGGATAGGGATAAGCTATATGGTGAGTTTAGGTAATCAGGCTGATATAAAGGAGTATGAAGTTATCAACTACTTATCTAGGGATGCTGAGACAAGGGCAATATTTGTGTATTTGGAAGGAGTTTCAGACGGAAATGCTTTTCTTGAGACACTACCAGAGGCAACTAGAAGAAAACCAGTAGTCTTTTTAAAAGGAGGAGTTACCAATAGCGGAGCGTCAGCTGCTAAAACTCATACTGGGAGTTTAGCTGGTTCGTTTGAGGTATTTAAGGCAGCTGTTAAGACAGTTGGAGGGATTTTGGTAGAGAATCTTCACGATATGCTGAACTTAGCTAAGATATTAATGTACTCTGAACCTATAAGTGAAGAGATTCTAGTTATAACTAATTCCGGTGGACATGGCGTACTGGTTTCAGATGAGATAGATAGAAATAGGCTAAGACTCGTAGAAATTCCAGAATGGATGAAGAAAGAGCTAACTAAAATACTCCCACCGACATCACTTCCTAAAAATCCACTGGACCTAACTGGAGATGCCGATAAGGAGAGATATTATAACGCGTTAAAAATAGTTAGTAATTTAGATTGTACTAAATTGATAATAGTACAATCGTTACCCATGGTAAGTTGTAGTGACGTTGCTAGGACTATATCGAATTTTAAAGGAAAAGGAATAATCGGCGTAACCATGGGCTTAGATGAGGATATGGCATTAAAAATATTGGAGACGACTGGGATTCCAGGATATACTTTCCCGGAGGATGCGGTAAAGGCAATTAAATATTACACTTCTAGGCCTACACCCAGAAAGAAGATAAGAACTGTACAACCAATAGAATCAGCTTTAGAATTGGTTAAGGGGAAGAAGACTCTTAAGGATTTCGAAGCTCTGAAACTTATGGAAATTTACGGGATTAGGACACCAAAATGGGGATTAGCTTCCAATGAGAATGAGGCTCAAAACGTTGCAGATAATATAGGTTACCCAGTTGTAATGAAGATATCTCCAGATACACCAGTACACAAAACTGAACTTAAAGGAGTTGTAGTAAACGTTGAGAAAGAAGACGTTAAGAAGGTTTACAGCGAATTATCAAAGATAACTAGTAGAGTACTAATCCAACAGCAGCTAAACGGGCTGGAAGTATTTATAGGAGGTTTAAAGGATCCAGCATTTGGACATGTAGTATTGGTAGGCAGTGGCGGAATCTACGTTGAAGTGCTTAAAAATATAGCCTACGCCCTTTCGCCAGTATATGAGGATGAGGCTCAAGAGTTATTAATTGAGAGTAAGATTCACGACATGTTAAATGCCAGAAAGAGAGGATATGATGAGAGCTCAATAATAAGGACAATTACCAGGGTGTCAAGAATGATAGTTGACTTGAACGTAAAGGAAATGGATATCAATCCTCTGTTCGTTAACGAGAACGGTGCCTTTGCTGTAGATGTGAGGATAGTATTAGACTAATTTTCATAAAAACCTTTTTAACAAGAGTTTATTTTGACAAAAAACTGATAGATAAATATGAATGGGAGATTCTTACTACAAGGGAACATAATAAGCCTAATCGCCTCAATAATCATACTATATGGGCTAATTCTATTGTTAGAGAATGGTATCTACTTTGCCTTATCTAAAACTTTCTTAATCTTAATGACCTTAGTGTGGATTTTGGCAATCCCGTCTTATATTAGCTATCGTAGAAGTGAGTTAAGAAAACAATGGATCTTGAATAGTTTCGCGATTCCTGCAATGATAATAACATTCATAGGGATGATTCTAGCGTATATGGGAAATTTTCTAGGTATAGAAATTATAGTTTTGGGGTATTTATTTGAACCTATTGCTGGAATATCGATTTATTTAAGTACGTTAAGTTCTTCCAAAATCTACTCCTCGTTATTCTTTTGGGGTGCGGTAGCGTTTACAATTGGACTCCCGCTATATATAACTAACTTGGGAATAGTTGCGGTAATAGGGGATTTAATAAAAATGGTTGGAATACTAGGATTGATAAACATAGGTAGAAAGACGTATCTAACCAAACCTAGCTGAGAACTTCAGTGCATGGAGATTTCTCTTATTTTATCTTGATATGGAATAGAAAGTATTAAAACCGCATTGATTAGTGTTTTCTTTGTAAAAATGTGTTGTACTAAAGTAGGAGAAAAATAGTACGTCCGTTGGGGACAAGCGTAATTAACTGAAGTAGTAATGTTTGCATAATATTACTTCACGCTTATCCCCTATTAGTTTCACCATAAAAATGTGGAATCAATTATTCTAAACAATTCTATATAAATAAGTTGAAATCACCAAGGAGACGTGAATTAACCAGTATCACGGAAAGACCTAACTAAGCTATGAATTGGTATAATATATCTGTATTTCCCCATTTCCAACGAGGGCATGGATAACGGGCTTCGAGGAATTCGTTCCCGAACCGGGGATCGAGCTTACCCTCTCCCCATTTAGATAGATCTCTCCGTTATCTACGGTAGGAAAGATATTCATTGGTACATTGGTGTATACCTTTATATTCCCGTTACTCACCATTATTAAGTACGTCGAGTTAGGGTAATTTTTCGTGAAGTTCAAGATTATCTCCCCATTTCTCACCACAGCGTTAAGGAAGTTGGCTCCACTGTTTTCCAAATTTATCACTCCGTTACTGGTAAAGATGTAACCTTCGGAGACGTTAGTTGAACTCAGTTTTATGAGTCCATTGTCGCTCTCCAAGTAGATTAACCTTGAACTGATATTATACAAATATATCTCCCCATTAATTACGTTAACTGTTACGTTCTTGAAATAATTCGTCGGTAACTCCAAGCAAATATTTACGGATTGAAAGAAGTTGATGGGAGCCCTCACATAAACGTATAGAATATCATTTGATGTGTAGAATGAGACCTTTATATTGCTTAATAGAGTGAGGAGTCCCCTAGCGTAAACGGTAATATGAAGAGTTGAGCTGTTATCTCTTGTAATACTAACGTTACCATCTATATCAACAACATATATACCCTTTATGTCGGGATTTATAGAAGCGATTTCGCTCTCAACCCTTTCAGGGTAGAAGAATAACGCTACTGCGACAACCCCTATGACCAGAATAAAGATGATCAGCGCTAGTTGAAGAGATTTCCTTATCATAGCTATATGTTACTCCATTAATATATAAGGATTTTCTAGGGAAATGCTTTGTGAGGTTGTTCAATAAATCTCAATAGAATGATATTGGAGGTTAATCACTTTTACATGTAGAGAATAAATACTGTGCAACTGCACCAATATACTATTCAATTGAACGTTAAATCCAAAATAAGTCTTAGCTACTATGATAGAGACCCTAATATTTTAGGCAAAAAATCTTAATCAGTAAATTTTGTAGAGGAAAAGCGATGATACTACTTTACCTAATTTCGCTCATGATATTGGTACACTTAATAGGCTCAATAATATCATTTCTTGGAAAGACATTTCCTAAAAGGGTAGGAAATATCATAGCAATTTATGAGATTGTTTTTTACATTATCGTTGTAATATTTTATCCCAATATGGTAACCGTTCTACTGGCTATAGGGTACTTATACTTAGTAATTCATGTGATCGGTGGCATTCTTTATATCAAGGGAAGTTTACATAAAATCTATTCTAATCCAAATGAACTCTTATATTACGGAATTTATGAATTTGTAGAGATGATCTATTTAATTTCATTACTAATTGAGCTAGTAGTATGAGATTAGAATGCATAAAAAATCTTATATAGTTTAATATAGGTCGATCAAAAAGTATATTATTTAGTCAATATATTTCCTTTCTTCCATATTTTCTTAGTAATTCTATGGAAAAGATAGCTGAGATCATACTAATAACGACAAATACCGAAAATGCTGTTGAGAAATTTGTCATCGATGCAATATAACCCATTGCTGGAGGGATTAATAGTCCTCCTGCAGATCCTATTCCACCAACCCATCCCGAGGCACCACTAACGGCTTTAGGAGAGTACTTTGGAACTAGCTTGTAAACTGCGCCGTTGGCGATACCCATACCAATAGCCATCACAACTTCAGCAAGTATAGAGACTGTAAAAGCGTATGAGAACATGAATATTAAACTACCTCCTAACATCGTAATATATGATATAAGCGATATGAGCTCCCCACTAACTTTATCAGATGCATAACCACCAAAAACTCTTATCAGCGCAGTTATTAAAGAATACACTACACCAGTTAATATTCCCGCTTCAACTGGGGGAACGTGATAAAGTCCTTTCCAATAAGTAGGTAACCATTCAGTTAAAGCCTCAAAACCACCAAATGACGTAAAGTACATAAACGTTAATAGCCAAACTTTTCCATCACTCACCGCAGTCTTTATGGATTGTTTAAGAGAATCGGTTGGAATTATATTTATACCTAAATTGCGAGTTAGCCTTTCTGCCTCTTCCTTGGACCTCCCTTCCTTAATAAATTTAATATAGGGTGGATCGATTGAGATTATTATGTAAATTATTATCATTGTTGTCAAAAATATTGCCCATGCTATGTAAGAGTATATTAAGCCTAGCGTTCCTAATGCGAAAGGTAGGATTACTGTGAATATTCCTGGTGCGGTATTTCCTAAACCAGCAAATATTCCTAATGCGGTACCTTGCTTACTTTGTGGATAAAAATATGAGACGTAAGTTATACCACTAGAAAATGTTGAAATACCAGTACCAGCAATAGCTCCAAAAATCAACAATAACTCATATATTAACATATGAGGGAACACATAAATCTTCTCTAGAGTGTATATTATACCTATAAGTCCAATTAAACCAATAATTAGTTGAATAGCTAACACCCACCTACTAAGTTTATCAACTAATAGAGAGAATGGAATTCTAAGAAAAGCACCAGTAACAAGAGGAATAGCAACCAGCCAAGAACTCTCAATCAAATTCAGTTTTAGAATAGGACCAACCTTTAACACAGTAGTACCAAACAATGCAACAGCAGCAAATCCAGAAAAGAAGGCTAAAGTACCAGAGACCAATCCCCTATTCACTCAAACTCACTTCCTCACGTTTTCATAATTATAATTATTTTTAAACTTATACCCTAATCTATGAGGGGGTATATTTATAATGTTAAATTCTTTCTATTACAAAAATGACGTGGCAGAAATTTGAAAAGGGCAATAGAGAGTGGGAATCCTTTTACAGAAATAGATGGCAATATGATAAAGTTGTTAGAAGTACGCATGGCGTTAATTGTACTGGCTCTTGCAGTTGGATGATTTATGTAAAAGATGGTATTATAGTTACAGAGATGCAGGCACTGGATTATCCTATTATTAACCTTGAAATACCACCCTATGAACCTAGGGGCTGCCCTAGGGGAGCCAGCTTTTCGTGGTATGAGTACTCACCACATAGAATTAAGTATCCATATATCAGAAGGGTATTACTTGAATTATGGAGAGAAGAATTACAAAAAACCAAAGATCCAGTTAAGGCATGGGAAAATATAGTAGAAGACCAAGAAAAAGCTAAGAAGTATAAATCCGCAAGGGGCAAAGGTGGATTTGTTAGGATTTCGTGGGATGAGGTGTATGAGTTAATTTCTGCTGCCTTAATATACACTATAAGGAAATATGGTCCGGATAGAATATTTGGATTCACTCCAATTCCAGCTATGTCGATGGTAAGTTATGCCGCTGGCACTAGGTTTCTCTCGTTGATTGGAGGAGTTGCAATGAGTTTCTATGATTGGTATGCGGACTTACCTATTGCATCCCCTCAAGTATGGGGAGAACAGACAGATGTTCCTGAGAGCGCCGATTGGTTCAATTCCACTTATATTATCGATTGGGGGACGAACATTCCACAAACTAGAACCCCAGATGCTCATTTTTACTCTGAAGTAAGGTACAGGGGGACAAAAATAGTTGCTATCGCCCCAGATTACGCAGAATATGTAAAATTCGCTGATTTATGGATTCATCCTAAACCTGGCACTGATGGTGCTTTAGCATTAGCTATGGCTCACGTTATAGCTAAGGAATTCCATGTAGATAATAAGGTGGACTATTTTGAGAATTATATTAAAAAATACACTGATGCACCTTTCTTGGTAATTTTGGAAGAAGAGGATAATAGGCTGGTACCGGGAAGATATTTAAGAGCCTCTGATATAACTACAGTTGATAATGGTGAATGGAAATTAGTAGTATTTGATTTAAATAGTGATACCCTTTCAATCCCGAATGGGAGTATAGGTTTCAGATGGAGTAATGATAAAAAATGGAATTTGGAGCTTAAAGATAGTATATCGGGAAAAAATATTAACCCAGCGCTATCGTTATTAGGCATTCACGATCAGATAGTAAATGTAAGTTTTCCTAGGTTTGATGAAAAAGGATACATAGAAAGAGAAGTTCCAGTAAAGGTAATCAGAACCACCAAAGGGAAAAACGTTTACGTAGCTACTGTTTTTGATCTATTGTTAGCGAATTTAGGTGTAGGGCGGGAAGGTTTGAAAGGATATCCGAACAGTTATTATGATGATGTACCATATACTCCAGCATGGCAAGAGAAGATTACTGGCGTTCCGGCAGATTTAGCTATTCAAGTGGCTAGAGAATTTGCTCAGAATTCTGCTGAAACAAAGGGTAAATCTTTGGTTTTAGTAGGTGCAGGGACGAATCATTGGTTCCATAGTGATCTAATTTATCGTGCCATAATAACAATACTAATGTTAATAGGTGCAATTGGCGTTAATGGAGGAGGATGGGCGCACTATGTAGGACAAGAAAAAGTTAGACCTTTTGAAGGTTGGAACACTATTGCATTTGCTAGAGATTGGATTCCAGCACCTAGGTGGCAAAGTACTGGATTATGGGTATATATGCATACTGATCAATGGAGATACGAAGAAGTTCTAATGGACACATTGGCAGTTGGAAAAACAACATATAAACATCCTGCTGATTATGTAGTATTATCGGCAAAAAAAGGTTGGCAACCATTTTATCCTCAGTTTAATGCTAACCCATTACATGTTGGTAAAAGCATAGAGGAGGTTTTAGCTAAATTAGAGAACAATACCATTTCATTTGCGATTTCGGATGTCGATAATCCCGTTAACTTTCCTAGAATATTATTTGTATGGAGAGCTAATCTTTTATTCTCTAGCGGTAAAGGAAGCGAGTACTTTTTAAAGCATCTCTTAGGCACTGAGAATTCAGTTGAGAATAAAAACGAAGTAGCTAAAAATTATGTAAAGGAAATAAAATGGCGAGATCCTGCACCAGAAGGCAAACTAGACTTGTTAATTGATGTAAACTTCAGAATGGATAGTACGGCACTATATTCAGACATTGTTTTGCCTGCAGCAACTTGGTATGAAAAATACGATCTTAGTTCAACTGATATGCATACATTTGTTCATCCTTTTACTCCAGCGATAAATCCACCATGGGAAGCTAAAAGTGATTGGAAAACCTTTGTGGGATTAGCAAAGAAATTTTCAGAGATGGCATCTAGGTATTTTACTGATAAAACAACAGATGTAGTTTACCTTCCACTCCTACACGATACGCCAGATGAGATCGCTTATCCCCTATTAACTGATCCAGATGCGCAAATTTTAATGAAGGAAAAAATGATACCAGGCAAAACTATGGGAAAGGTACTCTTAGTAGAGAGAGACTATTCAAAAGTTTATGAAATGATGATAACCCTAGGACCCCTAGTAAAAGATAAGAAGCTAAATTACTTTGGCATAGAAGTTAATTACTCCAAGGAATACGAAGAGTTGAAAGAGTCTCTTGGTGATTTTAACGGAAAACCCTTAATTAATGAAGATAAAAAGGTGACTGAAGCTATTTTAAGATTAAGTGGTTCTACTAACGGTGAGGTCTCTGTAAGAGAGTATAAATATTTAGAGGAGAAGACTGGGCTTAACTTTGAAAATTTAAGAGAAGGTATCGAAGAAATAAGGATTCAATTTGACGATATAGTTACCCAACCACGTAGAGTTATTGATAGTCCTATAGAGTCTGGAATAGTTAAAGGAGGTAGAACGTACTCCGCGTTTACATTTAATATCGAATATAACGTGCCATGGAGAACTTTATCTGGTAGACAGCACTTCTATCTTGATCATATGTTAATTAGAGAAGTGGGCGAGCAGTTACCAGTATATAAACCTCCATTAGAAATTATAAAAATAAATAAATCTGATCTAAATGGAATGTTAATAGCTAGATATTTGACCCCTCATGGAAAATGGCAGATACATTCAACATTCATGGACAATCTTAGAATGCTAACTCTATTTAGAGGAGGTCCAGTAATTTGGATAAGTGAGGAAGATGCTAAAAGTATTGGAGTTAAGGATAACGACTGGGTAGAGGTTTTTAATGAGAACGGGGTTATAGTTTGCCGTGCTGTAGTTACCAATAGAATTCCAAGAGGCACAGTAATTATGTATCATGCGCAAGAAAGGACAATTTACGTTAAGCAAGCTAAAAATGGAAAAATGGGAGGATCACATAATGCAGTAACACGAGTTCATATTAAACCAACATGGCTCATTGGAGGTTACGCACAGTTCTCCTTTAGTTTGAATTATTATGGCCCAGTAGGTACTCAAAGAGATACAATAGTTGCAATTAGGAGGTTGGAATGAAATGAAAGTATTAGCTCAATTTATGGGTGTGTTTAATTTAGATAAATGCATAGGATGCAACGCATGCACTGTGGCATGTAAGAACTTATGGACTAACCGACCCGGTACAGAATATATGTATTGGAATAACGTGGAAACTAGGCCCGGTCCAGGGTATCCGTTAGAATGGGAAGATCAAGAAAAGTATAAGGGTGGATGGATTCTAACCAAGGATGGGAAGTTGAAATTAGCTATAGGCGGAAGAATAGCGAGATTACTGGAGTTATTCCATAATCCCTATTTGCCTACGATTGACGATTACTTTGAGCCATTTACTTATACATATGATAATCTAGTTAATGCTAAAGAATCAGATAAGCAACCAGTGGCAGAACCAGTCTCACTAATTACTAGCAAGAAGATAGAATTAAGATTAGGACCTAACTGGAACGATGATCTAGCAGGAGGTTCAGAGAGTATACTACAAGATCCAAATATTAAAAAATTAGAGAATAAAATAAAGACCGATTTCGAAAACGTCTTCATGATGTACCTCCCAAGAATATGTAACCATTGTTTGAATCCAGCTTGTGTTGCTGCATGCCCTGCTGGGGCTATGTATAAGAGAGAAGAAGACGGAATAGTTTTAAATGATCAAAACAAGTGCCGTGGATGGAGATTTTGTATAGCCGCATGTCCATATAAGAAAGTATATTATAATTGGGTGACAGGTAAAGCAGAAAAGTGCATATTATGCTATCCTAGGTTGGAAACGGGTCAGATTCCCGCTTGTTTCCATGAATGTGTTGGAAGAATAAGATATCTGGGTGTTATGCTTTATGACGTTGATAGGATTGAATGGGCGGCATCTGCTAAAGATCCCAAAGAAATAATGGATAGAATGCTCGAGATAATCTTAGATCCTTTCGATGATGAAGTGATAAAAAGTGCAAAAAGCAATGGAGTGACTGATGATTTTATAGAAGCCGCTCAAAGGACTCCAGTCTATAAAATGGTTAAAGTTTGGAAAATAGCCCTACCTTTACATCCGGAATTTAGAACATTGCCAATGATATGGTATATTCCGCCTTTAAGCCCAATTGTAGAGAACATCAAGGTGAAAAGTGATGAAGAATTCTTCCCTATTGTTGAGCACATGCGAATACCAATAGAATATCTAGCAAACATGTTTACTGCCGGTGATACAGAGAGAATTAAATCTGTCTTGAAAAAATTAATAGGCTTAAGAATTTACATGAGACAAAGAAGATTAAATAGGAATGTAGATGAAAAACTTTTGAAAGAAATTTCATTGGGAGAGAAAGATCTTGAAGAGATGTATAGAGTACTAGCTATAGCGAGATTAGAGGATAGATTTGTAATCCCCACTGCCCATAAGGAGAAGGCCTTAGGGTTTTTCGAAGAGACAATAGCCCCAGAGTATATTCAAGGTAGTAGAGGATTGCAACAAACTGTTAGAAGAGATTTGAGGTTGAAGAAAAAATGAAGACATTACAATTAGTCAAAAAATTATTAGAATATCCTTCCATATGGATGAAGGAAAAAGAGGAGATCATAA of Sulfolobus sp. E5-1-F contains these proteins:
- a CDS encoding DUF981 family protein, with the translated sequence MVFIDNLGLMLFILPLTSVLIAYTTIQAFIGFRKSGYEAIKKSLDDSILPAAILGTIIVILSLWGEFTWTLPGSYNILFYDVYLLLGITILSYSFAVYMGKRLQSTGIFALFVGLITIYYGVSGYNLGLTREPLALLALYTTYGIAGILGYPVTLALDKLRDQQGVKDPKLEGWMYAFFILFWIFVVIAGIVAAFIGVETIPAHLAHPP
- a CDS encoding acetate--CoA ligase family protein, giving the protein MSELNYLFKPRSIAVIGASRYKEKVGNVIFRNLLSTFHNKLYPVNAKAEDVEGIKAYKSVKEIPDDIDLGIITVPREAVPQVMEELVEKGVKASIIITAGFREVGEERLENEVINIARKGGIRVLGPNTFGIITPEFNATFTYTDVKRGNIGLVVQSGGLGVYMLNWAQKYRIGISYMVSLGNQADIKEYEVINYLSRDAETRAIFVYLEGVSDGNAFLETLPEATRRKPVVFLKGGVTNSGASAAKTHTGSLAGSFEVFKAAVKTVGGILVENLHDMLNLAKILMYSEPISEEILVITNSGGHGVLVSDEIDRNRLRLVEIPEWMKKELTKILPPTSLPKNPLDLTGDADKERYYNALKIVSNLDCTKLIIVQSLPMVSCSDVARTISNFKGKGIIGVTMGLDEDMALKILETTGIPGYTFPEDAVKAIKYYTSRPTPRKKIRTVQPIESALELVKGKKTLKDFEALKLMEIYGIRTPKWGLASNENEAQNVADNIGYPVVMKISPDTPVHKTELKGVVVNVEKEDVKKVYSELSKITSRVLIQQQLNGLEVFIGGLKDPAFGHVVLVGSGGIYVEVLKNIAYALSPVYEDEAQELLIESKIHDMLNARKRGYDESSIIRTITRVSRMIVDLNVKEMDINPLFVNENGAFAVDVRIVLD
- a CDS encoding DUF4097 family beta strand repeat-containing protein, whose product is MIRKSLQLALIIFILVIGVVAVALFFYPERVESEIASINPDIKGIYVVDIDGNVSITRDNSSTLHITVYARGLLTLLSNIKVSFYTSNDILYVYVRAPINFFQSVNICLELPTNYFKNVTVNVINGEIYLYNISSRLIYLESDNGLIKLSSTNVSEGYIFTSNGVINLENSGANFLNAVVRNGEIILNFTKNYPNSTYLIMVSNGNIKVYTNVPMNIFPTVDNGEIYLNGERVSSIPGSGTNSSKPVIHALVGNGEIQIYYTNS
- a CDS encoding MFS transporter, encoding MNRGLVSGTLAFFSGFAAVALFGTTVLKVGPILKLNLIESSWLVAIPLVTGAFLRIPFSLLVDKLSRWVLAIQLIIGLIGLIGIIYTLEKIYVFPHMLIYELLLIFGAIAGTGISTFSSGITYVSYFYPQSKQGTALGIFAGLGNTAPGIFTVILPFALGTLGLIYSYIAWAIFLTTMIIIYIIISIDPPYIKFIKEGRSKEEAERLTRNLGINIIPTDSLKQSIKTAVSDGKVWLLTFMYFTSFGGFEALTEWLPTYWKGLYHVPPVEAGILTGVVYSLITALIRVFGGYASDKVSGELISLISYITMLGGSLIFMFSYAFTVSILAEVVMAIGMGIANGAVYKLVPKYSPKAVSGASGWVGGIGSAGGLLIPPAMGYIASMTNFSTAFSVFVVISMISAIFSIELLRKYGRKEIY
- a CDS encoding nitrate reductase subunit alpha, with the translated sequence MTWQKFEKGNREWESFYRNRWQYDKVVRSTHGVNCTGSCSWMIYVKDGIIVTEMQALDYPIINLEIPPYEPRGCPRGASFSWYEYSPHRIKYPYIRRVLLELWREELQKTKDPVKAWENIVEDQEKAKKYKSARGKGGFVRISWDEVYELISAALIYTIRKYGPDRIFGFTPIPAMSMVSYAAGTRFLSLIGGVAMSFYDWYADLPIASPQVWGEQTDVPESADWFNSTYIIDWGTNIPQTRTPDAHFYSEVRYRGTKIVAIAPDYAEYVKFADLWIHPKPGTDGALALAMAHVIAKEFHVDNKVDYFENYIKKYTDAPFLVILEEEDNRLVPGRYLRASDITTVDNGEWKLVVFDLNSDTLSIPNGSIGFRWSNDKKWNLELKDSISGKNINPALSLLGIHDQIVNVSFPRFDEKGYIEREVPVKVIRTTKGKNVYVATVFDLLLANLGVGREGLKGYPNSYYDDVPYTPAWQEKITGVPADLAIQVAREFAQNSAETKGKSLVLVGAGTNHWFHSDLIYRAIITILMLIGAIGVNGGGWAHYVGQEKVRPFEGWNTIAFARDWIPAPRWQSTGLWVYMHTDQWRYEEVLMDTLAVGKTTYKHPADYVVLSAKKGWQPFYPQFNANPLHVGKSIEEVLAKLENNTISFAISDVDNPVNFPRILFVWRANLLFSSGKGSEYFLKHLLGTENSVENKNEVAKNYVKEIKWRDPAPEGKLDLLIDVNFRMDSTALYSDIVLPAATWYEKYDLSSTDMHTFVHPFTPAINPPWEAKSDWKTFVGLAKKFSEMASRYFTDKTTDVVYLPLLHDTPDEIAYPLLTDPDAQILMKEKMIPGKTMGKVLLVERDYSKVYEMMITLGPLVKDKKLNYFGIEVNYSKEYEELKESLGDFNGKPLINEDKKVTEAILRLSGSTNGEVSVREYKYLEEKTGLNFENLREGIEEIRIQFDDIVTQPRRVIDSPIESGIVKGGRTYSAFTFNIEYNVPWRTLSGRQHFYLDHMLIREVGEQLPVYKPPLEIIKINKSDLNGMLIARYLTPHGKWQIHSTFMDNLRMLTLFRGGPVIWISEEDAKSIGVKDNDWVEVFNENGVIVCRAVVTNRIPRGTVIMYHAQERTIYVKQAKNGKMGGSHNAVTRVHIKPTWLIGGYAQFSFSLNYYGPVGTQRDTIVAIRRLE
- the narH gene encoding nitrate reductase subunit beta, with the protein product MKVLAQFMGVFNLDKCIGCNACTVACKNLWTNRPGTEYMYWNNVETRPGPGYPLEWEDQEKYKGGWILTKDGKLKLAIGGRIARLLELFHNPYLPTIDDYFEPFTYTYDNLVNAKESDKQPVAEPVSLITSKKIELRLGPNWNDDLAGGSESILQDPNIKKLENKIKTDFENVFMMYLPRICNHCLNPACVAACPAGAMYKREEDGIVLNDQNKCRGWRFCIAACPYKKVYYNWVTGKAEKCILCYPRLETGQIPACFHECVGRIRYLGVMLYDVDRIEWAASAKDPKEIMDRMLEIILDPFDDEVIKSAKSNGVTDDFIEAAQRTPVYKMVKVWKIALPLHPEFRTLPMIWYIPPLSPIVENIKVKSDEEFFPIVEHMRIPIEYLANMFTAGDTERIKSVLKKLIGLRIYMRQRRLNRNVDEKLLKEISLGEKDLEEMYRVLAIARLEDRFVIPTAHKEKALGFFEETIAPEYIQGSRGLQQTVRRDLRLKKK